A single region of the Changchengzhania lutea genome encodes:
- a CDS encoding type IV secretory system conjugative DNA transfer family protein yields the protein MNTILLICGMYLVLILGMSISMRYIRFAFGIHFLIILLTGFLLYLIHEQGLFLQILMYFLLPMVFINMVLFVKIDSVKDQQKTERKYIVRLRHKNGILKLKNIRRGASVIGSAGSGKTQSVVYNFLKHFQKHQFCGIIHDYKYFEITEMAYPLFQNENIPFHIISFDEIHAKVNPIAPRYMGDEESVNEVSRVLLENLLEQRESIAMGPSKFFNDAVEGILGGLIWKLKTTYPKYCTLPHLIATFQYLDTDSLIDFLASDYTSKAMASAFISGRDSERQTAAVLSTLANALKKITTQRLFMTLSADDVPLDINNPKNPCVVSVVNNPKFETTYSPVIATIIHTITKQMSLRNQASSFILIEEAPTIRLLNMHRIPATLRSYDIATIYVMQDKIQNDMMYGDKASRAILSNLSYQFFGKANDPDTAKYYERFFEIVKKPTRTVSKSDGLNFDSRISTGEKEVSKIRSDVFFRLNPGEFIAFADGKERKIKFGMPQIKRELPPPTHRYNDAEIQANFERIHYEVKQLFQLES from the coding sequence ATGAACACCATACTTTTAATATGCGGGATGTACCTCGTTTTGATCTTAGGGATGAGCATAAGCATGCGTTATATCCGTTTTGCTTTTGGCATCCACTTCCTAATCATATTACTCACAGGCTTCCTGCTCTACCTGATCCATGAACAAGGGCTTTTTTTACAAATCCTAATGTACTTCCTATTGCCAATGGTATTTATCAATATGGTACTATTTGTTAAGATCGATTCGGTAAAAGACCAGCAGAAAACAGAGCGGAAGTATATCGTTAGGCTCAGACATAAAAACGGTATTTTAAAACTAAAGAACATCCGTAGAGGAGCATCCGTAATTGGGTCGGCAGGTAGCGGAAAAACGCAATCCGTGGTCTATAATTTTCTGAAACATTTTCAAAAGCACCAATTTTGTGGTATTATCCATGACTACAAATACTTTGAGATTACGGAAATGGCGTATCCCTTATTTCAAAATGAAAACATCCCCTTTCATATCATCTCCTTTGATGAGATCCATGCCAAGGTCAATCCCATAGCCCCTCGATATATGGGAGATGAGGAAAGTGTCAATGAAGTGTCACGGGTACTATTAGAAAATCTATTGGAGCAACGCGAATCCATAGCCATGGGACCTTCCAAATTCTTTAACGATGCAGTGGAAGGCATATTGGGAGGGCTGATCTGGAAGCTTAAGACCACTTATCCAAAGTATTGTACCCTGCCCCATCTGATTGCTACCTTTCAATATTTGGATACCGATAGCCTTATTGATTTTCTGGCATCCGATTATACATCAAAAGCCATGGCGAGTGCCTTTATTTCTGGTAGGGATTCTGAACGCCAAACTGCAGCAGTGTTGAGCACGCTTGCCAATGCCCTAAAGAAGATCACTACCCAACGTCTGTTTATGACCCTTTCCGCAGATGATGTGCCATTGGACATCAATAATCCCAAAAATCCTTGTGTCGTGTCCGTTGTCAATAACCCTAAATTTGAAACCACTTATTCTCCTGTGATTGCCACTATTATCCATACCATCACTAAACAAATGAGTCTCCGCAACCAAGCATCGTCCTTTATCCTTATCGAGGAAGCACCTACGATTAGATTGCTCAACATGCATCGTATCCCTGCTACACTCCGAAGTTATGACATAGCTACCATCTATGTGATGCAGGACAAGATTCAAAATGATATGATGTATGGCGATAAGGCAAGTAGAGCTATTTTGAGCAATCTGTCCTATCAGTTTTTTGGCAAGGCCAATGACCCAGATACCGCCAAATACTATGAACGGTTTTTTGAGATTGTTAAAAAACCGACCAGAACTGTTAGTAAAAGCGATGGCTTAAATTTTGATTCCAGGATCAGTACGGGCGAAAAAGAAGTTAGTAAGATACGCTCGGATGTATTTTTTCGTTTAAACCCTGGCGAATTTATTGCTTTTGCAGATGGAAAAGAGCGAAAAATCAAATTTGGAATGCCTCAGATTAAAAGGGAATTACCACCACCAACCCATCGTTATAATGATGCCGAAATACAGGCGAATTTTGAACGAATCCATTATGAGGTCAAACAATTATTTCAGCTTGAATCTTGA
- the mobB gene encoding MobB family relaxase translates to MYISITKQHLDTTFSQSSGDFVSYLEKENEDKALELQEHFFDQHNDRVPPEQVIKDIDGNTAKLKQRDPKFYSLTINPSQSELNHIGNDPEKLRHYVRETMKNYADAFYRDSPVSVDSIKYYAKIEYERHYKGYDKAIKENQPFRAKIVKLEHDLVKIRNGELKGNTKIIEREIETLNNKAPHQIDGKMIEQGMKKQGLQTHIHIIVSRKDSSNTLSLSPGSSHKASEALLNGKPVKRGFDRDAFFENAEKTFDRLFKYDRNFVESYTARKLYHKNTRLYFSHLMKLPTNERSAAFKLLGKAGVKLPMLNIPTNQVQLAIKTIKQFRKALDKARDAGSIGI, encoded by the coding sequence ATGTACATCTCCATTACCAAACAACATTTGGACACTACCTTTTCACAAAGCTCAGGTGATTTTGTAAGCTATCTGGAAAAAGAAAATGAGGACAAAGCCCTTGAGCTTCAGGAACACTTCTTTGATCAACATAATGATCGCGTTCCCCCAGAGCAGGTAATCAAGGACATTGACGGCAATACCGCCAAGCTTAAACAACGAGACCCAAAATTCTATTCCCTGACCATTAACCCAAGCCAAAGCGAACTCAATCATATTGGGAATGACCCCGAAAAGTTGCGCCATTATGTTCGGGAAACCATGAAAAATTATGCGGATGCCTTTTATAGGGATAGTCCTGTATCAGTGGACAGCATAAAATACTATGCCAAAATAGAATACGAACGCCATTATAAAGGCTATGATAAAGCCATCAAGGAAAATCAACCCTTTAGAGCAAAAATCGTCAAACTGGAACATGACCTAGTTAAGATTAGGAATGGAGAACTTAAAGGTAATACCAAAATTATAGAGCGTGAGATAGAAACCCTTAATAACAAGGCACCACACCAAATAGACGGCAAAATGATTGAGCAGGGCATGAAAAAACAAGGCTTACAGACCCACATCCATATTATTGTCAGTCGAAAAGATAGCTCAAACACCCTGAGTTTATCCCCAGGGAGTTCGCACAAAGCCTCTGAAGCACTGCTGAATGGTAAACCTGTAAAACGGGGATTCGATAGGGATGCTTTTTTTGAAAATGCCGAAAAGACCTTTGACAGACTTTTTAAATATGACCGAAACTTTGTGGAAAGCTATACCGCTAGAAAACTATACCACAAAAACACCCGTCTGTATTTTTCACACCTTATGAAACTGCCCACCAATGAAAGAAGTGCTGCTTTCAAACTTTTAGGGAAAGCAGGTGTCAAACTCCCCATGTTAAATATCCCTACCAATCAGGTACAGTTGGCTATCAAAACCATCAAGCAGTTCAGAAAAGCCTTGGACAAAGCCAGAGACGCAGGATCTATAGGTATCTAA
- a CDS encoding BfmA/BtgA family mobilization protein, whose protein sequence is MKTFSNIRFKKKTVQRFQEFSRRFFKTHTEALETMLDFFFYNEISPKETLGPNARTLETNIKKRINALIAIIKDIEKHQTQPTTAMLQLLFEQDTVKDKKPRLVAVNPKDKLFKEDSFATSLEAIELKKQKNSLKRDLEETKQQFEDILFSKIQVIKPSFGKPKLQLNMSIEELEALKENIKKSP, encoded by the coding sequence TTGAAAACATTCAGTAACATACGGTTCAAAAAGAAAACGGTACAACGTTTTCAAGAGTTTTCCAGACGGTTCTTTAAGACCCATACGGAAGCTCTGGAAACCATGCTGGATTTTTTCTTCTACAATGAAATATCTCCAAAGGAAACCTTGGGACCGAATGCACGCACTTTGGAAACCAATATCAAAAAACGCATCAATGCACTTATCGCTATTATCAAGGACATCGAAAAGCACCAGACCCAGCCCACCACAGCGATGTTGCAACTGCTTTTTGAACAGGACACGGTAAAAGATAAAAAGCCCCGTTTAGTGGCCGTCAACCCCAAGGACAAACTTTTTAAAGAAGACTCCTTTGCTACCTCACTGGAAGCCATCGAACTCAAAAAGCAAAAAAACTCGCTCAAGCGAGATCTAGAAGAAACAAAGCAGCAATTCGAGGATATACTTTTTTCCAAGATTCAGGTCATAAAACCCAGTTTTGGGAAGCCCAAGCTTCAACTCAACATGTCCATTGAAGAACTCGAAGCCCTTAAAGAAAATATCAAAAAAAGTCCCTAA
- a CDS encoding JAB domain-containing protein: MKNKVNEIRISYKEKISISKSPAIKSSADAGKLLFETWDKNTIAIQESFKVLLLNNSNKVKGVYELSKGGITGTLVDIRILFAVILKSVSVAVILSHCHPSGKLQPSEADKQLTDKIKNAAAFFDVKVLDHLIIVPNGEYYSFADNGIL; this comes from the coding sequence ATGAAAAACAAAGTTAACGAAATACGAATAAGTTACAAAGAGAAAATATCCATATCAAAATCCCCTGCTATTAAAAGTTCAGCCGATGCAGGAAAACTACTATTTGAAACATGGGATAAAAACACGATTGCAATACAGGAGTCTTTTAAAGTATTGTTATTAAACAATTCCAATAAGGTGAAAGGTGTTTACGAACTATCAAAAGGAGGTATTACAGGCACATTGGTCGATATAAGGATTTTATTCGCCGTGATATTAAAGTCTGTTTCTGTAGCCGTGATTTTATCACATTGCCACCCCAGTGGAAAACTACAACCCAGTGAAGCTGACAAACAACTCACAGACAAAATCAAAAACGCAGCCGCTTTTTTTGATGTAAAAGTGTTAGACCATTTGATTATTGTTCCAAATGGCGAGTATTACAGTTTTGCGGATAACGGAATATTATAA
- a CDS encoding single-stranded DNA-binding protein, which translates to MSTLRNKVQLIGNVGGEPTIVNLESGKKLVRLSLATNEHYKNGKGENQTDTNWHNLVAWGKTANFFEKYVTKGKEIAIEGKLTNRSFEDKDHVKRFVTEVVVNEILLLGSK; encoded by the coding sequence ATGAGTACATTAAGAAACAAAGTACAATTAATTGGGAATGTTGGTGGGGAGCCAACCATTGTAAATCTTGAAAGCGGTAAAAAATTAGTGCGTTTGTCATTAGCAACCAATGAACATTACAAAAATGGTAAAGGTGAAAATCAAACCGATACCAATTGGCATAATCTTGTGGCATGGGGCAAGACCGCTAACTTCTTTGAAAAGTATGTTACCAAAGGCAAGGAAATCGCCATTGAAGGGAAACTAACCAATCGTTCTTTCGAGGACAAAGACCATGTAAAACGTTTTGTCACCGAAGTGGTAGTGAATGAAATACTGTTGTTAGGCAGTAAGTAA
- a CDS encoding LIM domain-containing protein, giving the protein MIGNRKPVKVTCKICSKTLIGRKDKLFCSVKCKNYYHVNLRKATDIVVKELDNILHRNRSILLEIMGKRKVQCTVERMVLEKNHFVFKYHTHLHTNSKGKIYHYVYDFAWMEFSNDDILIVRKTKHI; this is encoded by the coding sequence ATGATAGGTAATAGAAAACCTGTAAAGGTGACATGTAAGATATGCAGTAAAACGCTTATAGGCAGAAAGGATAAGTTATTTTGCTCTGTAAAATGTAAAAATTATTACCACGTTAATCTAAGAAAGGCAACTGATATTGTGGTAAAAGAGTTGGACAATATTTTACATAGAAACAGGAGTATCCTTTTAGAAATTATGGGGAAAAGAAAAGTACAATGTACCGTAGAAAGGATGGTTCTTGAAAAAAATCATTTTGTATTCAAATACCATACCCATCTACATACCAACAGTAAAGGGAAAATCTATCATTATGTATATGATTTTGCTTGGATGGAATTTTCAAATGATGACATCTTAATCGTTAGGAAAACCAAGCACATTTAG
- a CDS encoding tyrosine-type recombinase/integrase: MQPTIYQPLKEAKRIKVFIPYKLIEIRNAIKKMDGSFWHPHQKLWSVINTDKNFKSLKEICGGNYTIEKDIRFTPIPTVALTQDALEALFELEKALVLKQYSVSSIKVYKKMFTVFLGKFMQRNLKEVNKEDIEGFVYELIKKSHISESYQNQLINAIKAYYEHALKMPREYYDIQRPKKARSIPNVLSKSEVLNIIQAPKNIKHRAILCTIYSSGLRISELINLRITDVHSNDGYLFIKDSKGKKDRKTILSKQLVLLLRAYYKQYKPSYWLFEGQTGGQYSTTSIRSIFRKSVAQTNSNPWATVHTLRHSFATHCIENNVNIRHLQNMLGHNSPKTTEIYTRTIEINNKTITSPFDSLLKNSTLQT; encoded by the coding sequence ATGCAACCAACTATATATCAACCTCTTAAAGAGGCAAAACGGATCAAGGTGTTTATTCCTTACAAATTAATTGAAATTAGGAATGCTATAAAGAAAATGGATGGTAGTTTTTGGCATCCGCACCAAAAATTATGGTCGGTTATAAATACAGATAAAAATTTTAAGTCTTTAAAAGAAATATGTGGTGGGAATTATACGATTGAAAAAGATATCCGTTTTACACCGATACCGACAGTAGCGTTGACCCAAGATGCTTTAGAAGCCCTTTTTGAATTAGAAAAAGCACTAGTTTTAAAGCAATACAGCGTGTCAAGCATAAAGGTATATAAAAAAATGTTCACCGTTTTTCTAGGGAAATTTATGCAAAGGAACCTTAAAGAGGTCAACAAAGAAGATATTGAAGGATTTGTATATGAACTCATCAAAAAAAGCCATATCAGCGAAAGCTATCAAAACCAACTCATCAATGCCATAAAGGCATATTATGAGCATGCACTAAAAATGCCCAGAGAGTATTACGATATCCAAAGACCCAAGAAAGCCAGGAGCATACCCAATGTATTAAGCAAAAGTGAGGTTTTAAATATCATCCAAGCACCAAAAAACATAAAGCACAGAGCTATTTTGTGTACTATATATAGCTCTGGTTTGCGGATTTCCGAACTCATAAACTTACGCATTACAGACGTGCACTCAAATGACGGCTATCTTTTTATAAAAGATAGCAAAGGTAAAAAAGACCGAAAAACTATATTATCCAAACAACTGGTACTCTTATTAAGAGCCTATTACAAACAATACAAACCCTCCTATTGGTTGTTCGAAGGACAAACAGGAGGTCAATACAGTACAACCAGTATTCGTTCCATATTTAGAAAATCCGTTGCGCAAACCAATTCAAACCCTTGGGCAACAGTTCATACATTGCGCCATTCTTTTGCTACGCATTGTATTGAAAACAATGTAAACATACGTCATTTGCAAAATATGCTAGGCCATAACTCCCCAAAAACTACTGAAATATATACTAGAACCATTGAAATTAACAATAAAACCATTACAAGCCCATTTGATTCTTTATTGAAAAATAGTACATTGCAGACATAA
- a CDS encoding tetratricopeptide repeat protein — protein sequence MQSIAVFPFNNISKNKEDDYLCDAIAIEITHLLSNHKNARVVSTITSFSNSVKLDTSNLNVDVFIKGALHKIGERIRITVQFINTQDNTCFLSEKFDESSSNLFEIIDKVSGKILEYLQLEKINQKPAIDSTAYNYYLKGLYHWNLWNENNIKQAISFFNKSIKIEPEFALGYARLSDCWSLLAGIQKGDTEVNYKNARTTALKSIELDENMIEAHLSLALVKLLSDVDILGAFYSLKKAFSLNNKSSEVHYYYAFYLLTIGQYKKAIQNIEYVLETEPFNVQINSTYGYALSLLGEYEKAEQQLKKTLTLSPDSDATYDALVWTYIMSNKYNEAKELVEQNESRIIHSPATQIVLYQQMKLKNRVDNWLEVLISKLNQNKGRAYYREASITYLSLGNNDKGNDYFELFYKEKIGFIMALSHPAWKSFRNSGKFYKYKKRLNLLNPPLLPNEFSNTDEDIIVFHSSTLEKLAINMEELIYIEAQSIYSKIIWNENGITKEKLLRVSLTKILSQTINPNLFRCHNSYIVNTLNTYSLAGNRKSMKLIPKGYSFQIPVSRTKSSSIHQHINIVDSSSK from the coding sequence ATGCAAAGTATAGCAGTCTTTCCTTTTAACAATATCTCTAAAAATAAAGAGGATGACTATTTGTGTGATGCAATTGCCATAGAGATTACTCACCTCCTTTCTAACCACAAAAATGCAAGAGTTGTATCAACCATAACTTCATTTTCAAATAGTGTAAAACTGGACACTTCAAATCTAAATGTTGATGTGTTTATTAAAGGAGCACTACATAAAATAGGTGAGCGTATTCGCATTACAGTACAATTTATTAACACGCAAGACAACACCTGTTTTCTCTCTGAAAAATTTGATGAAAGTAGTAGTAACCTTTTCGAAATAATAGACAAAGTATCTGGTAAAATATTGGAATATCTTCAACTCGAAAAAATTAATCAAAAACCAGCTATTGATTCTACAGCATACAATTATTATCTTAAAGGGTTATACCATTGGAACCTGTGGAATGAGAACAACATTAAGCAAGCCATTAGCTTCTTTAATAAATCTATAAAAATTGAACCTGAATTTGCATTGGGATATGCACGATTATCTGATTGTTGGTCATTATTGGCAGGGATACAAAAAGGAGATACCGAAGTTAATTATAAGAATGCAAGAACTACTGCACTAAAGTCGATAGAATTAGATGAAAACATGATAGAAGCCCATCTTTCTCTTGCTCTTGTTAAACTGTTAAGTGATGTTGACATATTAGGAGCATTCTATTCACTAAAAAAAGCTTTCTCTTTAAACAACAAATCTTCAGAAGTGCATTATTACTATGCTTTTTACCTATTGACAATCGGTCAATACAAAAAAGCGATTCAAAATATCGAGTATGTTCTCGAAACGGAGCCTTTTAATGTACAGATAAATAGTACTTATGGCTATGCTCTATCGTTATTAGGAGAGTATGAAAAAGCCGAACAGCAATTAAAAAAGACACTCACCCTTTCACCTGATTCTGATGCAACCTATGATGCATTGGTTTGGACATATATTATGTCTAATAAATACAATGAAGCCAAAGAATTAGTAGAACAAAATGAAAGTCGAATCATTCATTCTCCAGCCACTCAAATTGTGCTTTATCAACAAATGAAATTAAAAAATAGAGTTGATAATTGGTTGGAAGTATTGATCTCTAAATTAAACCAAAACAAAGGTAGAGCTTATTACAGAGAGGCTTCTATTACATACCTTTCTCTTGGAAATAATGACAAGGGAAATGATTATTTTGAGCTTTTCTATAAAGAAAAAATTGGTTTCATAATGGCTCTCTCACATCCAGCTTGGAAGTCTTTCAGAAATAGTGGAAAATTTTACAAATACAAAAAAAGATTAAACTTATTGAATCCTCCTCTATTGCCAAACGAGTTTTCGAATACTGATGAAGATATTATTGTATTTCATTCATCCACATTAGAAAAGTTAGCGATAAACATGGAGGAATTAATCTACATTGAGGCACAGAGTATTTATTCTAAAATTATTTGGAATGAGAATGGTATTACAAAAGAAAAATTATTGAGGGTTTCTTTGACAAAGATTTTAAGCCAAACGATAAACCCAAACTTATTCAGGTGCCATAACTCATATATTGTAAATACACTAAATACATACTCTTTAGCAGGAAATAGAAAATCTATGAAACTTATTCCAAAAGGATATTCTTTTCAAATACCTGTTTCAAGAACAAAGTCATCAAGCATACATCAACATATAAATATTGTTGATTCATCTTCAAAATAA
- a CDS encoding DUF1330 domain-containing protein, whose amino-acid sequence MKKLRMTKLILFTMIVSVSNGCSANQSKKENNNNTIESTAKTMKMEKLKENKGVNYSIVLLTIQDNEKYNRYRKATEKVMKKAGGHIERDFDVMGQKGNIENFEAPNRVVVIYWDTPNGHEQLMNNEKYKKESELLKSSTSNIRVIKGTSEMFQSSDSDENGRMYLMKISYYKENTAGRIEMLQKIGPKLAPYGFYTERMIMANEAKGIDIPNEVTIHFHDFSYQNEELQKDESVKSAIGEYNNKYLTHFVYLPLKLR is encoded by the coding sequence ATGAAGAAATTAAGGATGACAAAATTGATTCTATTTACAATGATTGTAAGTGTTTCAAATGGGTGTAGTGCAAATCAATCAAAAAAAGAGAACAACAACAATACAATAGAATCAACAGCAAAAACGATGAAAATGGAGAAATTAAAAGAAAACAAAGGTGTAAATTATTCAATAGTGCTTTTGACAATCCAAGACAATGAAAAATACAATCGTTATAGAAAGGCGACTGAAAAAGTAATGAAAAAGGCGGGAGGTCATATTGAAAGAGATTTTGATGTTATGGGGCAAAAGGGAAATATTGAGAACTTTGAAGCTCCTAATAGAGTGGTTGTAATCTATTGGGATACACCAAATGGACATGAACAATTAATGAATAACGAAAAGTATAAAAAAGAAAGCGAATTACTTAAATCGTCTACAAGCAACATCCGTGTTATAAAAGGAACATCTGAAATGTTTCAAAGCTCTGACAGTGATGAAAATGGAAGAATGTATTTGATGAAAATATCCTATTATAAAGAAAATACAGCAGGTAGAATAGAAATGCTTCAAAAGATAGGTCCAAAATTAGCTCCTTATGGATTCTATACTGAACGTATGATTATGGCGAATGAAGCTAAAGGAATTGATATTCCAAACGAAGTAACGATTCATTTTCACGACTTTTCGTATCAAAATGAAGAGCTTCAAAAAGATGAATCTGTTAAAAGTGCTATTGGAGAATACAACAACAAATATTTAACTCATTTTGTGTACTTACCCTTGAAGTTAAGGTAA
- the ltrA gene encoding group II intron reverse transcriptase/maturase produces the protein MIENVLSATNLFKATRQVERNKGASGVDGMKTTELSAYILENRSTILSTIRTNSYNPNSILGVTIPKGQGKTRLLGIPTVVDRWLQKAVSQQLMVHFEYDFEPVSYGFRPQKNIQKAVLQAQTYINSGYQDIVDIDLEGFFDQVDHCILLQLIYHKVKCPTTLRLIRKWLRVPILIDGKLQKRRKGIPQGSPISPLLSNIMLDVLDKEMKSMGLRYVRYADDFSVYAKSKSEAKQIGNRLFVFLKDKLKLPINKAKSGIRRPVNFELLGHGFVPIYKKGVKGQYVLVVANKSWAKFKRNLKSITKKTKPMSLLERLERLNQVCRGWMNNYRLTNIYAKSKKLDEWLRNRLRYCIWHDWKKLERKRKNLIQLGIEIGQAYAWSRTRMGGWAVAQSPILKTTITVSRLKRKGYKPLLDYINNTQTSIW, from the coding sequence ATGATTGAAAACGTATTATCAGCAACAAACCTTTTTAAAGCAACACGACAAGTGGAGCGCAATAAAGGCGCGAGCGGTGTAGATGGTATGAAAACAACGGAGCTTTCCGCTTATATATTAGAAAACCGTTCGACTATACTATCGACTATTCGCACAAACAGCTATAATCCAAATTCAATATTAGGAGTAACCATTCCAAAAGGACAGGGTAAAACCCGACTATTAGGAATACCAACTGTAGTCGATAGGTGGCTTCAAAAAGCGGTAAGTCAACAATTAATGGTTCATTTTGAATATGATTTTGAACCCGTTAGTTACGGTTTCCGTCCACAAAAGAACATCCAAAAAGCAGTATTACAAGCTCAAACGTATATCAATTCTGGTTATCAAGATATTGTAGATATTGATTTAGAAGGATTCTTTGACCAAGTAGACCACTGTATCTTACTGCAACTTATTTACCACAAGGTAAAATGTCCGACCACTTTGCGATTAATCCGAAAATGGCTTAGAGTTCCCATATTAATAGATGGAAAACTCCAAAAGCGCAGAAAAGGCATCCCGCAAGGCAGTCCAATTAGTCCCTTATTATCTAATATTATGTTAGATGTTTTGGACAAAGAAATGAAAAGCATGGGCTTGCGTTATGTTCGCTACGCTGATGATTTTAGCGTTTACGCCAAAAGCAAAAGCGAGGCTAAACAAATAGGAAATAGACTGTTTGTCTTCTTAAAAGATAAACTTAAATTACCTATAAACAAAGCCAAAAGTGGCATCCGCAGACCTGTAAACTTTGAGTTACTCGGGCATGGTTTTGTACCCATCTATAAAAAGGGTGTAAAAGGACAATATGTACTAGTGGTAGCCAATAAAAGTTGGGCAAAGTTTAAACGTAACCTAAAAAGTATAACCAAGAAAACCAAACCCATGTCGTTGTTAGAACGACTCGAACGACTTAATCAAGTCTGCCGAGGCTGGATGAACAATTACCGCTTAACCAACATCTATGCAAAAAGTAAAAAGCTAGATGAGTGGCTAAGAAATCGGTTGCGCTATTGTATTTGGCACGATTGGAAGAAACTAGAACGGAAACGTAAAAACCTAATTCAATTAGGTATAGAAATCGGACAAGCCTATGCTTGGAGTAGAACAAGAATGGGAGGCTGGGCAGTTGCTCAAAGTCCTATTCTAAAGACTACTATTACAGTCTCTAGACTTAAACGAAAAGGGTATAAACCTTTGTTAGATTACATTAATAATACGCAAACTTCAATTTGGTGA
- a CDS encoding S1 family peptidase produces the protein MQLSITEQLAYSTVRLECLTKTGNVQTGTGFFFKFLEKGDQHVPVIITNKHVVKNAVKGKFILTKSDKDGNPINTEHFTAEFVNFEQQWKMHPDANVDLCAMALAPVVNYAQQQRVNLFYRVFDKNLLPQKEQQDEFTALEDVLMIGYPNGIWDSVNNQPIFRKGTTATHPNIDYNGKKEFMIDVACFPGSSGSPVLIYNASSYTTKSGGTIMGGTRIILIGVLYAGPQHTATGEIKIVNVPQFNQPLSISRIPNNLGICLKAERILELEKLFE, from the coding sequence ATGCAATTATCAATAACCGAACAACTTGCTTATTCTACAGTAAGATTAGAATGTTTGACTAAAACAGGAAATGTACAAACAGGAACAGGTTTCTTCTTCAAATTTTTGGAAAAAGGAGACCAACACGTACCTGTTATTATAACAAATAAGCACGTTGTTAAAAATGCTGTAAAAGGTAAATTCATTTTGACAAAAAGCGATAAAGATGGAAATCCAATTAATACAGAACATTTTACCGCAGAATTTGTAAATTTTGAACAACAATGGAAAATGCATCCAGATGCTAATGTTGATTTATGTGCGATGGCATTAGCACCAGTCGTAAATTATGCTCAACAGCAAAGAGTAAATTTGTTTTACAGAGTATTTGACAAGAACCTCTTACCTCAAAAAGAACAACAAGATGAATTTACTGCACTTGAAGATGTTTTGATGATTGGTTACCCTAATGGAATTTGGGATTCTGTTAATAATCAACCAATTTTCAGAAAAGGCACGACCGCAACACATCCGAATATAGATTATAATGGAAAAAAAGAGTTTATGATTGATGTTGCCTGTTTTCCTGGTTCGAGCGGTTCACCTGTTCTAATTTACAATGCAAGTAGTTATACAACCAAGTCAGGAGGAACTATAATGGGCGGAACAAGAATAATATTAATTGGTGTACTATATGCAGGACCACAACATACAGCAACGGGAGAAATAAAGATTGTAAATGTTCCTCAATTTAATCAACCATTATCGATTTCAAGAATTCCAAACAATCTTGGAATATGTTTAAAAGCTGAAAGAATTTTAGAATTGGAAAAATTGTTTGAATAA